In Hevea brasiliensis isolate MT/VB/25A 57/8 chromosome 13, ASM3005281v1, whole genome shotgun sequence, a single genomic region encodes these proteins:
- the LOC110635658 gene encoding tetrahydroberberine oxidase-like, whose translation MAMSISVILSLLLTLLVSFSSVTSDSVDDSFLQCISSHSQNHSKPISEFVLAKNTSAYSSVFQSSVRNLRFLNTSTTKPEFIITPFNESHIQAAIVCAKAYDMQIRIRSGGHDYEGLSYVSEEKFVLIDLVNLRSISIDIEKESAWVESGATLGEFYYKIAEKSNVYGFPAGSCPTVGVGGHISGGGFGTIFRKYGLAADTVIDAKIVDVNGRILDRKSMGEDLFWAIRGGGGASFGVIFSWKVRLVQIPPSVTVFKVAKTLEQGASKLLQKWQRIGDKLPEDLFLHAATEVVNASSNNNKTIRVSFDSLYLGEAGKLVPVMQDNFPELGLKLENCTEMSWIQSVLYFAGFSTSESSELLLNRTAQFKGFFKAKSDYVKEPISETGFEGLYKKLLEAETSGLILTPYGGKMSQIQDSETPFPHRRGNIYKIQYMVTWDKEEETEQHLRWMRSLYSYMAPYVSKSPRAAYLNYRDLDLGRNKNGNTSFAQASVWGLKYFKNNFKRLVKVKTETDPSNFFRNEQSIPVFS comes from the coding sequence ATGGCAATGTCAATCTCTGTTATTCTTTCGTTACTTCTTACCCTTTTAGTCTCCTTTTCATCTGTGACTTCAGATTCAGTTGATGATAGCTTTTTGCAGTGCATTTCTTCTCATTCACAGAATCATTCCAAGCCAATTTCAGAATTTGTCCTCGCCAAAAATACCTCTGCTTACTCATCTGTCTTTCAATCCTCTGTtcgaaacctcagattcttgaaCACTTCAACTACGAAACCTGAATTTATTATCACCCCATTTAATGAATCTCATATCCAGGCTGCCATTGTTTGTGCCAAGGCATATGATATGCAGATAAGGATACGAAGTGGAGGTCATGATTATGAGGGCCTGTCTTATGTTTCTGAAGAAAAATTTGTGCTGATTGATCTTGTCAATCTGAGATCCATCAGTATTGACATAGAAAAGGAGAGTGCATGGGTTGAATCTGGTGCAACTCTAGGAGAGTTCTATTATAAAATTGCAGAGAAAAGCAATGTCTATGGCTTCCCAGCTGGTAGCTGTCCGACTGTAGGTGTTGGGGGACACATTAGTGGAGGAGGATTCGGGACCATATTCCGAAAGTACGGATTAGCAGCTGATACTGTTATTGATGCGAAGATAGTTGATGTTAATGGAAGAATTCTGGACAGAAAATCCATGGGAGAAGATCTTTTCTGGGCCAttagaggaggaggaggagcgaGCTTTGGAGTCATTTTTTCATGGAAAGTGAGGTTGGTTCAAATTCCTCCATCCGTAACAGTTTTTAAAGTTGCAAAAACCTTGGAACAAGGTGCAAGCAAGCTTCTTCAGAAGTGGCAAAGAATAGGAGATAAGCTTCCTGAAGACCTTTTCCTCCATGCAGCTACAGAAGTTGTGAATGCTAGCTCCAACAACAATAAAACTATTCGAGTCTCATTCGATTCATTGTATCTTGGAGAGGCAGGAAAACTTGTTCCCGTGATGCAAGATAATTTCCCAGAACTGGGTTTAAAGCTCGAAAACTGCACTGAAATGAGTTGGATTCAATCTGTCCTCTACTTTGCAGGTTTCTCAACAAGCGAATCCTCAGAACTTCTGCTTAACAGGACAGCTCAATTCAAGGGCTTCTTCAAAGCAAAATCAGATTATGTTAAGGAACCCATTTCAGAAACCGGATTTGAAGGGCTATACAAAAAGCTTCTTGAAGCAGAGACGTCAGGACTGATCTTGACACCTTATGGAGGAAAGATGAGCCAGATTCAGGACTCAGAAACACCATTCCCTCACAGAAGAGGAAATATATACAAAATCCAATACATGGTAACTTGGGATAAGGAAGAGGAAACGGAGCAGCACCTGCGGTGGATGAGAAGTCTGTATTCGTACATGGCACCATATGTGTCGAAGTCACCCAGAGCAGCCTACTTAAACTATAGGGATCTTGATCTTGGAAGGAACAAAAATGGCAACACCAGCTTTGCACAAGCCAGTGTTTGGGGTTTGAAGTATTTCAAGAACAACTTTAAGAGATTAGTAAAAGTAAAGACTGAAACAGATCCTTCCAATTTCTTCAGGAATGAACAAAGCATTCCTGTGTTTTCATAA